A window from Primulina eburnea isolate SZY01 chromosome 2, ASM2296580v1, whole genome shotgun sequence encodes these proteins:
- the LOC140823397 gene encoding acyl carrier protein 1, mitochondrial, which translates to MASALKSTILRHVRVPIGGTLNFNYSRLTAIRSMSSHDDDHLDKQQVVDRVLDIVKSFPKVDPSKVTPDVHFQKDLGLDSLDTVEIVMAIEEEFKLEIPDKEADKIDSCSLAIEYVYSHPMAS; encoded by the exons ATGGCGTCGGCGCTGAAATCCACCATACTCCGCCACGTTAGGGTCCCCATCGGCGGAACCCTAAACTTTAACTACTCCAGACTGACGGCCATTCGATCGATGTCGTCACACGACGATGATCACCTCGACAAGCAACAAGTGGTCGATCGAGTGCTCGACATCGTGAAGAGCTTCCCCAAAGTTGACCCCTCCAAG GTGACTCCTGATGTTCATTTTCAGAAAGATCTGGGATTGGATAGCTTAGACACTGTCGAGATCGTAATGGCCATTGAGGAAGAGTTCAAGCTTGAAATTCCTGACAAGGAAGCTGATAAAATCGACTCCTGCTCTCTTGCAATCGAATATGTTTACAGCCATCCGATGGCTAGCTAA
- the LOC140824747 gene encoding probable plastid-lipid-associated protein 11, chloroplastic: protein MASLSPPTTYTLKTPKPSCYKSTSTVTRSSLTDHSDPPALAAKRHLLRLIADQDRGLKTQSNPKKLAEIIGAMDSLAAIGRGTVTTDETLSATWRMLWTTEKEQLFIIKNARVFGTAAGDVLQVIDTAGKSLNNVITFPPDGVFFVRSDIQIASPQRVNFQFTSAVLRGKGWEFPLPPFGQGWFESYYMDDEIRVVKDIRQDYLVVERAPYSWKE from the exons ATGGCCAGCCTTTCACCTCCCACCACGTACACTCTGAAAACACCAAAGCCATCATGCTACAAGAGCACTTCCACCGTCACCCGGTCGTCCCTGACAGACCACTCGGACCCTCCGGCGCTCGCAGCCAAGCGCCACCTGCTTCGCCTGATTGCTGACCAGGACCGCGGCCTCAAAACCCAATCCAACCCCAAAAAACTAGCCGAAATAATCGGCGCCATGGATTCCCTGGCCGCCATCGGCCGTGGCACCGTGACCACAGACGAGACCCTCTCCGCCACATGGCGTATGCTGTGGACCACCGAGAAGGAGCAGCTCTTCATCATAAAGAATGCGCGGGTCTTCGGCACCGCCGCCGGCGACGTCTTGCAGGTGATTGATACGGCGGGGAAAAGCTTGAACAATGTCATCACTTTCCCACCAGACGGTGTGTTTTTCGTAAGGTCCGATATTCAGATTGCATCTCCTCAGAGAGTAAACTTTCA ATTTACAAGCGCCGTACTTCGGGGCAAAGGTTGGGAATTTCCCCTGCCACCTTTTGGTCAAGGCTG GTTTGAATCTTATTACATGGACGATGAAATCCGGGTGGTGAAAGATATCAGGCAAGACTATCTCGTGGTTGAGCGTGCTCCTTATTCTTGGAAAGAATga